The Desulfatiglans sp. genome contains the following window.
TGGGTATTATTATTTCAATAGGCCATTTAGGCGGATTCAATATGGATGCAAGGATAAAACTGGCCTGATAATCTGCTAAAGTAAGTTTTACAGTGTAGTAGAGCATTATGGCTGCAATCAGTATGCATATAGAGTGGCTGATTACATTCAAAAGTGCCTCATTTTTTGCGGAAAGACTGCCCGTGATGGAATCCATTTTTACATGGCCATTCTGTCTCATGATTGCTGTGGTGCCTAAGAAGGTCATCCACAGAAGGCTGTATGTGATGATCTCATAAAGGGGCGCCCAGGTAAAACCTATGACCTTCCTTAAGATAACATCCATTGATACTGCAAGGGCATCCAGGACAATGATGACAGCGGCTAGCGTGAGCATATAGTCTATAATTTTATCGAATAAAAATTCTGCTTTTTGCAGGGTTTTCATATTATCCCTCTAAGGGCTAATGAGGCTTTCATCTTTAATCTTTAATCTTTCATCCTTCATCTTTCAGCCTTCATCTAATTCGCCCTCGAAAATGCAGGATTTATAAGCCATGACCTTAATTTGGGTATAACATCAGGCCATCTTTGCATATCTCCCTCCCACATGGCATCCCGACAATCAAGGTAGAATTGCCTTGAGTCGGAAGGGGGCAGACGTATAATCTTAACACCCGCGGCTGAAATATCTCTTTTCACATTCTCCACCACCTCAGTGAACATGGCAGCGCCATCTATCTCTGCCTGAATTATTGCCCTGTTAAGTACATCCTGCTGTTCAGGAGTAAGACTCTTGTATTTATCCATATTCATGATCATCATCCCGGCACATGAACCAATCGGTTCATCCAGCATGACCTTTGTGACCGGCGCAAGGCTGAAATCCTGGATGCCTGGGATACCGATATTGTAGCCGTCTACTGTTCCACGCTCCATGGATGTGAAGTAGTCAGGGAAATCTATAGGCACGCATACGGCCTTGAGTTTTTCAATAAACCTCCTGTTGGAACCTCCCATGGACGCAATCTTAAGCCCTTCCATGTCTTTCAGGTTTTTGATATCTCTTCTCAGATAAAACACAGTCTGTACCTGGGGTAGAGAGGATACTGATGCTCCCAGATAATATATACCCTGCCCGGCAAACTGCTCCTGGTAATACTTGAATGCGGGGCCATTCCTTAATTCCATCGGGCTGTATTCCGCGCGTCCTATTGAGCTTGCGCCTGGAACAAGGGCATCGCA
Protein-coding sequences here:
- the dctP gene encoding TRAP transporter substrate-binding protein DctP, translated to MVNFVSDVPPGANWAHLFIDNVEKMSNGTIKIRFLGPESIPSSDAPAAVKRGTVDIASALAAFCDALVPGASSIGRAEYSPMELRNGPAFKYYQEQFAGQGIYYLGASVSSLPQVQTVFYLRRDIKNLKDMEGLKIASMGGSNRRFIEKLKAVCVPIDFPDYFTSMERGTVDGYNIGIPGIQDFSLAPVTKVMLDEPIGSCAGMMIMNMDKYKSLTPEQQDVLNRAIIQAEIDGAAMFTEVVENVKRDISAAGVKIIRLPPSDSRQFYLDCRDAMWEGDMQRWPDVIPKLRSWLINPAFSRAN
- a CDS encoding TRAP transporter small permease; translated protein: MKTLQKAEFLFDKIIDYMLTLAAVIIVLDALAVSMDVILRKVIGFTWAPLYEIITYSLLWMTFLGTTAIMRQNGHVKMDSITGSLSAKNEALLNVISHSICILIAAIMLYYTVKLTLADYQASFILASILNPPKWPIEIIIPIGFFMLFLQLIRNTRDFLKRYLLLSGMEKADDKKSDVKKFPSHT